The following are from one region of the Strix aluco isolate bStrAlu1 chromosome 30, bStrAlu1.hap1, whole genome shotgun sequence genome:
- the CADM3 gene encoding cell adhesion molecule 3 isoform X1, translating to MLPLGLLLLLLACVGAARGNLSRDESQPTTSDETVVAGGTVVLKCQVEDPDDSSLQWSNPAQQTLYFGEKRALRDNRIQLERSTPNELTISISDVVLSDEGEYTCSIFTMPVRTAKALVTVLGIPQKPQIFGHEQPIDEEKIARLTCRSSGSKPAAQLRWKKGNKELTDEGTEVVEDPNGKTFTVSSRVEFRVTKEDNEAEVTCTVDHESLQNSERSTTQKLQVHYKPTAKIEPHPQYPREGEKLQLQCDGQGNPIPQEFLWEKEGSDAPLQLSSDSVLIFPFLNKSDSGTYVCTATSSMGSVVAKYNLDVSDASPVPSTSSTYHAVIGGVVAVIVFLLLSLLIVLGHYLIRHKGMCIRHGETVTSRHRQNPAEVMCTYLTHEAKGSDDAPDADTAIINAEGGQPGGDDKKEYFI from the exons AGAGCCAGCCCACAACATCAGATGAGACTGTGGTGGCTGGTGGTACCGTGGTGCTCAAGTGCCAGGTGGAGGATCCTGATGACTCCTCGCTGCAGTGGTCCAACCCTGCCCAGCAGACCCTCTACTTCGGGGAGAAACGAG CCCTGCGAGATAACAGGATCCAGCTGGAGAGGTCGACACCCAACGAGCTGACCATCAGCATCAGTGATGTGGTGCTGTCAGACGAGGGGGAATACACCTGCTCCATCTTCACCATGCCCGTGCGGACTGCAAAGGCCCTGGTCACCGTGCTGG GAATCCCCCAGAAACCCCAAATCTTTGGCCACGAACAGCCCATTGATGAGGAGAAGATAGCCCGGCTGACCTGCCGGTCCTCTGGCAGCAAGCCCGCGGCCCAGCTCCGGTGGAAGAAGGGCAACAAGGAGCTGACGG ACGAGGGCACTGAGGTGGTGGAGGACCCCAATGGAAAGACCTTCACCGTGAGCAGTCGGGTGGAGTTTCGCGTCACCAAGGAGGACAACGAAGCCGAGGTGACCTGCACCGTGGACCACGAGTCCCTGCAGAACTCCGAGAGGTCGACCACACAGAAGCTGCAGGTCCACT ACAAGCCAACAGCGAAGATCGAGCCACATCCCCAGTACCCGCGGGAAGGCGAGAAGCTCCAGCTGCAGTGTGACGGGCAGGGCAACCCCAT CCCCCAGGAGTTCCTGTGGGAGAAGGAGGGCAGCGACGCACCCCTGCAGCTGAGCTCCGACAGCGTCCTCATCTTCCCTTTCCTCAACAAGAGCGACAGCGGCACCTACGTCTGCACGGCCACCAGCTCCATGGGCAGTGTCGTGGCCAAGTACAACCTCGACGTCAGTG ATGCCAGCCCGGTGCCCTCGACCTCCAGCACGTACCACGCGGTGATCGGCGGGGTGGTTGCCGTCATTGTCTTCCTCCTGCTCAGTCTTCTCATCGTGTTGGGACACTACCTGATCAGACACAAAG GTATGTGCATAAGACACGGGGAGACGGTCACATCCAGACATCGGCAAAACCCAGCAGAGGTGATGT GTACCTACCTGACCCACGAGGCCAAGGGCTCGGATGACGCCCCGGACGCTGACACAGCCATTATCAATGCAGAGGGCGGCCAACCTGGCGGCGACGACAAGAAGGAGTATTTCATCTAG
- the CADM3 gene encoding cell adhesion molecule 3 isoform X2, with protein MLPLGLLLLLLACVGAARGNLSRDESQPTTSDETVVAGGTVVLKCQVEDPDDSSLQWSNPAQQTLYFGEKRALRDNRIQLERSTPNELTISISDVVLSDEGEYTCSIFTMPVRTAKALVTVLGIPQKPQIFGHEQPIDEEKIARLTCRSSGSKPAAQLRWKKGNKELTDEGTEVVEDPNGKTFTVSSRVEFRVTKEDNEAEVTCTVDHESLQNSERSTTQKLQVHYKPTAKIEPHPQYPREGEKLQLQCDGQGNPIPQEFLWEKEGSDAPLQLSSDSVLIFPFLNKSDSGTYVCTATSSMGSVVAKYNLDVSDASPVPSTSSTYHAVIGGVVAVIVFLLLSLLIVLGHYLIRHKGTYLTHEAKGSDDAPDADTAIINAEGGQPGGDDKKEYFI; from the exons AGAGCCAGCCCACAACATCAGATGAGACTGTGGTGGCTGGTGGTACCGTGGTGCTCAAGTGCCAGGTGGAGGATCCTGATGACTCCTCGCTGCAGTGGTCCAACCCTGCCCAGCAGACCCTCTACTTCGGGGAGAAACGAG CCCTGCGAGATAACAGGATCCAGCTGGAGAGGTCGACACCCAACGAGCTGACCATCAGCATCAGTGATGTGGTGCTGTCAGACGAGGGGGAATACACCTGCTCCATCTTCACCATGCCCGTGCGGACTGCAAAGGCCCTGGTCACCGTGCTGG GAATCCCCCAGAAACCCCAAATCTTTGGCCACGAACAGCCCATTGATGAGGAGAAGATAGCCCGGCTGACCTGCCGGTCCTCTGGCAGCAAGCCCGCGGCCCAGCTCCGGTGGAAGAAGGGCAACAAGGAGCTGACGG ACGAGGGCACTGAGGTGGTGGAGGACCCCAATGGAAAGACCTTCACCGTGAGCAGTCGGGTGGAGTTTCGCGTCACCAAGGAGGACAACGAAGCCGAGGTGACCTGCACCGTGGACCACGAGTCCCTGCAGAACTCCGAGAGGTCGACCACACAGAAGCTGCAGGTCCACT ACAAGCCAACAGCGAAGATCGAGCCACATCCCCAGTACCCGCGGGAAGGCGAGAAGCTCCAGCTGCAGTGTGACGGGCAGGGCAACCCCAT CCCCCAGGAGTTCCTGTGGGAGAAGGAGGGCAGCGACGCACCCCTGCAGCTGAGCTCCGACAGCGTCCTCATCTTCCCTTTCCTCAACAAGAGCGACAGCGGCACCTACGTCTGCACGGCCACCAGCTCCATGGGCAGTGTCGTGGCCAAGTACAACCTCGACGTCAGTG ATGCCAGCCCGGTGCCCTCGACCTCCAGCACGTACCACGCGGTGATCGGCGGGGTGGTTGCCGTCATTGTCTTCCTCCTGCTCAGTCTTCTCATCGTGTTGGGACACTACCTGATCAGACACAAAG GTACCTACCTGACCCACGAGGCCAAGGGCTCGGATGACGCCCCGGACGCTGACACAGCCATTATCAATGCAGAGGGCGGCCAACCTGGCGGCGACGACAAGAAGGAGTATTTCATCTAG
- the ACKR1 gene encoding atypical chemokine receptor 1 — protein MGNCIPVSPSVLQSNSSLDLSEIMGDLSYDSSTAFLNLSEIMGDLSYNDSSTTFPDYDAAPCHNQYCPLFQRVAPTFLAITCAAAALSTGCLLVALAKRPHAWGWPQSQALVAQLAMATGLFAALLPSVAVGIGQGWRLGMGLCRLTHLLWHWSLFAQGLLVGSGSCSTVWCRWDPRSRRLAVAVWTGALLLAIPAALASGTVAAPETSCIHRSVDILSPVYLLHLALCLCLFLLLPAMLLVAMLAVPQLRAGWEPGVGVSWLFFGLWVPYGVGLAVDFLLHTRLLQPTCGTFEHFDHVLGLSEGLGVLHCCLGPAALLTARLCRRGAGTSGSC, from the exons ATGGGCAACTGCATCCCAGTG AGCCCCAGCGTCCTGCAGAGCAACAGCTCCCTGGACCTGTCAGAGATCATGGGTGACCTCTCCTACGACAGCAGCACAGCCTTCCTGAACCTGTCAGAGATCATGGGCGACCTCTCCTACAACGACAGCAGCACGACCTTCCCGGATTACGATGCCGCTCCCTGCCACAACCAGTACTGTCCCCTTTTCCAGCGCGTGGCCCCCACCTTCCTGGCCATCACCTGCGCCGCAGCTGCCCTGAGCACTGGGTGTCTGCTGGTGGCACTGGCCAAGCGGCCCCACGCCTGGGGCTGGCCCCAGAGCCAGGCGCTGGTAGCCCAGCTGGCCATGGCGACAGGTCTctttgcagccctgctgccatCGGTGGCGGTGGGCATCGGGCAGGGCTGGCGGCTGGGCATGGGGCTGTGCAGACTCACCCACCTGCTGTGGCACTGGAGCCTCTTTGCGCAGGGGCTGCTGGTGGGCAGTGGCTCCTGCAGCACCGTCTGGTGCCGCTGGGACCCCCGGAGCCGGCGGCTGGCCGTGGCTGTGTGGACCGGGGCGTTGCTGCTGGCAATACCAGCAGCTCTCGCCAGCGGCACAGTGGCAGCCCCAGAGACGAGCTGCATCCACCGGAGCGTGGACATCCTCTCCCCAGTGTACCTGCTGCACCTTGCCCTCTGCCTCTGCCTCTTCTTGCTGCTGCCAGCAATGCTGCTGGTGGCCATGCTGGCTGTGCCGCAGCTGAGGGCGGGCTGGGAGCCAGGCGTTGGCGTGAGCTGGCTCTTCTTTGGGCTCTGGGTGCCCTACGGCGTGGGGCTGGCCGTGGATTTCCTCCTGCACACCCGGCTGCTGCAGCCCACCTGTGGCACCTTCGAGCACTTTGACCACGTGCTGGGGCTgagcgaggggctgggggtgctgcacTGCTGCCTGGGGCCCGCAGCGCTGCTCACTGCCCGGCTctgccggcgcggggcgggcacCAGTGGCAGCTGCTGA
- the LOC141916546 gene encoding serum amyloid P-component-like codes for MGQLQLWLAILAGLSEMVAQEDLYRKVFVFRKDPSDAYVVLRAKLEQPLQNFTVCLRSYTDLTRPYSLFSYATKAQDNEILLFKPKPSEYRFYVGGRFVTFRVPEGRGDWEHVCASWESATGIAEFWLNGKPWPRKGLQRGYTVGVEAAILLGQEQDAFGGGFDVYNSFSGELADVYLWDAGLSPDKMRAAYQSLRLPPAVVAWKTLSYEVKGDVVVKPRLREALGP; via the exons ATgggccagctgcagctctggcttgCCATCCTGGCCGGGCTCTCGGAGATGGTGGCCCAGGAAG ACCTGTACCGAAAGGTGTTCGTCTTCCGGAAGGACCCCAGCGATGCCTATGTGGTGCTGAGGGCCAAGCTTGAGCAGCCGCTGCAGAACTTCACCGTATGCCTGCGGTCCTACACTGACCTGACCCGGCCCTACAGCCTCTTCTCCTACGCCACCAAGGCGCAGGACAACGAGATCCTCCTCTTCAAGCCCAAGCCCAGCGAGTACCGGTTCTATGTGGGGGGCAGGTTCGTCACCTTCCGCGTCCCCGAGGGCCGCGGGGACTGGGAGCACGTCTGCGCCAGCTGGGAGTCGGCCACCGGCATCGCCGAGTTTTGGCTCAACGGGAAGCCCTGGCCCCGCaaggggctgcagaggggctACACGGTGGGGGTGGAGGCGGCCatcctgctggggcaggagcaggatgCCTTCGGGGGCGGCTTCGACGTCTACAATTCTTTCTCGGGCGAGCTGGCCGACGTCTACCTGTGGGACGCGGGGCTGTCCCCAGACAAGATGCGAGCCGCCTACCAGTCCCTGCGCCTGCCGCCTGCTGTCGTGGCCTGGAAGACCCTGAGCTACGAAGTGAAGGGCGACGTGGTGGTGAAACCCCGGCTCCGGGAGGCGCTGGGGCCATGA
- the LOC141916657 gene encoding serum amyloid P-component-like, with amino-acid sequence MGQLRLCLLTFVALFDLAAPQEKLTAQIQAHPPAPTPYHQLMLSCEVTGDPGPQEFLWEKKGKHDPLQKGPDNILFFPFFNTTHLGTYVCTAMGSLGTAVATYNLWIQDLERHMFVYPQETTNSHVLVRAKPEQPLQNFTVCLRSYTDLTRPYSLFSYATKAQDNEILLFKPKPSEYRFYVGGKFVTFRVPQSIAESEHVCASWESATGIVGFWFNGKAWPRKGLQRGYTVGAEAAIVLGQEQDAFGGGFDARQSFTGELSAVYMWDTGLSTSEVMGAMYNKLSKAPIFGWRNFPYKIVGEVYLKP; translated from the exons ATGGGGCAGCTGCGTCTCTGCCTCCTCACCTTCGTGGCACTTTTTGACCTTGCTGCCCCACAAG AAAAACTGACCGCCCAGATCCAGGCTCACCCACCGGCACCCACCCCATACCACCAGCTGATGCTCTCCTGCGAGGTCACGGGGGACCCTGG CCCCCAGGAGTTCCTGTGGGAGAAGAAAGGCAAGCATGACCCTCTGCAGAAAGGCCCCGACAAcatcctcttcttccccttcttcaacacGACCCACTTGGGCACCTACGTCTGCACGGCCATGGGCTCGCTGGGCACTGCCGTGGCCACCTACAACCTGTGGATACAGG ACCTGGAGCGCCACATGTTTGTGTATCCCCAAGAGACCACAAACTCCCACGTGCTGGTGAGGGCGAAGCCAGAGCAGCCGCTGCAGAACTTCACCGTATGCCTGCGGTCCTACACTGACCTGACCCGGCCCTACAGCCTCTTCTCCTACGCCACCAAGGCGCAGGACAACGAGATCCTCCTCTTCAAGCCCAAGCCCAGCGAGTACCGGTTCTATGTGGGGGGCAAGTTCGTCACCTTCCGCGTCCCCCAGAGCATCGCGGAGAGCGAGCATGTCTGCGCCAGCTGGGAGTCGGCCACCGGCATCGTGGGCTTCTGGTTCAACGGGAAGGCCTGGCCCCGCaaggggctgcagaggggctACACGGTGGGGGCAGAGGCGGCCATcgtgctggggcaggagcaggacgCCTTCGGGGGCGGCTTCGACGCGCGGCAGTCCTTCACAGGGGAGCTCTCGGCCGTGTACATGTGGGACACGGGGCTCTCCACCTCGGAGGTGATGGGGGCCATGTACAACAAGCTCAGCAAAGCCCCCATCTTCGGCTGGAGGAACTTCCCCTACAAGATTGTGGGTGAGGTGTACCTGAAGCCCTGA
- the DUSP23 gene encoding dual specificity protein phosphatase 23 isoform X2 has product MGGLRLVRDCRGDGPGDLGGPNWGVLAREGRGGPAVVSPGALNWGAGGARPWSPGAPSRRGPQSGPVPGERGGAGPRCWSLQAMAASEPPNFSWVAEGRLAGLAMPREPGHYRFLQGQGVRHLVSLSERAPPHHGCCPAVRLHRLRVPDFSPPTPAQIQSFLRLVEEANARGEARKMNGGDAIREIRRLRPGSIETREQEQAVIQFCQRAGAGADSEEA; this is encoded by the exons ATGGGGGGGCTCCGGCTGGTGCGGGACTGCCGGGGGGACGGGCCCGGGGATCTCGGGGGCCCGAACTGGGGGGTCCTGGCCAGGGAGGGTCGGGGGGGCCCGGCCGTGGTCTCCCCGGGGGCCCTGAactggggggccgggggggcccggccgtGGTCTCCCGGGGCTCCGTCCCGCCGAGGTCCCCAGAGCGGCCCCGTCCCCGGGGAACGCGGCGGCGCAGGCCCACGGTGCTGGTCCCTGCAGGCGATGGCGGCGTCCGAGCCCCCCAACTTCTCGTGGGTGGCGGAGGGGCGGCTGGCGGGCCTGGCCATGCCGCGGGAGCCGGGGCACTACCGGTTCCTGCAGGGCCAGGGCGTGCGGCACCTGGTATCGCTGTCAGAGCGGGCGCCCCCGCACCACGGCTGCTGTCCCGCCGTCCGGCTGCACCGGCTCCGCGTGCCCGACTTCAGCCCCCCGACACCCGCGCAGATCCAGAGCTTCCTGCGGCTGGTGGAGGAGGCCAACGCCCGCGGCGAG GCGCGGAAGATGAACGGTGGCGACGCCATCCGGGAGATCCGGCGGCTGCGGCCTGGCTCTATCGAGACGCGGGAGCAGGAGCAAGCCGTGATCCAGTTCTGCCAGCGCGCTGG CGCTGGAGCAGACAGCGAGGAGGCCTGA
- the DUSP23 gene encoding dual specificity protein phosphatase 23 isoform X1: MGGLRLVRDCRGDGPGDLGGPNWGVLAREGRGGPAVVSPGALNWGAGGARPWSPGAPSRRGPQSGPVPGERGGAGPRCWSLQAMAASEPPNFSWVAEGRLAGLAMPREPGHYRFLQGQGVRHLVSLSERAPPHHGCCPAVRLHRLRVPDFSPPTPAQIQSFLRLVEEANARGEAVAVHCLLGHGRTGTMLACYLAKARKMNGGDAIREIRRLRPGSIETREQEQAVIQFCQRAGAGADSEEA, translated from the exons ATGGGGGGGCTCCGGCTGGTGCGGGACTGCCGGGGGGACGGGCCCGGGGATCTCGGGGGCCCGAACTGGGGGGTCCTGGCCAGGGAGGGTCGGGGGGGCCCGGCCGTGGTCTCCCCGGGGGCCCTGAactggggggccgggggggcccggccgtGGTCTCCCGGGGCTCCGTCCCGCCGAGGTCCCCAGAGCGGCCCCGTCCCCGGGGAACGCGGCGGCGCAGGCCCACGGTGCTGGTCCCTGCAGGCGATGGCGGCGTCCGAGCCCCCCAACTTCTCGTGGGTGGCGGAGGGGCGGCTGGCGGGCCTGGCCATGCCGCGGGAGCCGGGGCACTACCGGTTCCTGCAGGGCCAGGGCGTGCGGCACCTGGTATCGCTGTCAGAGCGGGCGCCCCCGCACCACGGCTGCTGTCCCGCCGTCCGGCTGCACCGGCTCCGCGTGCCCGACTTCAGCCCCCCGACACCCGCGCAGATCCAGAGCTTCCTGCGGCTGGTGGAGGAGGCCAACGCCCGCGGCGAG GCCGTGGCCGTGCACTGCCTGCTGGGGCACGGCCGCACCGGCACCATGCTGGCCTGCTACCTGGCGAAGGCGCGGAAGATGAACGGTGGCGACGCCATCCGGGAGATCCGGCGGCTGCGGCCTGGCTCTATCGAGACGCGGGAGCAGGAGCAAGCCGTGATCCAGTTCTGCCAGCGCGCTGG CGCTGGAGCAGACAGCGAGGAGGCCTGA
- the DUSP23 gene encoding dual specificity protein phosphatase 23 isoform X3, whose translation MAASEPPNFSWVAEGRLAGLAMPREPGHYRFLQGQGVRHLVSLSERAPPHHGCCPAVRLHRLRVPDFSPPTPAQIQSFLRLVEEANARGEAVAVHCLLGHGRTGTMLACYLAKARKMNGGDAIREIRRLRPGSIETREQEQAVIQFCQRAGAGADSEEA comes from the exons ATGGCGGCGTCCGAGCCCCCCAACTTCTCGTGGGTGGCGGAGGGGCGGCTGGCGGGCCTGGCCATGCCGCGGGAGCCGGGGCACTACCGGTTCCTGCAGGGCCAGGGCGTGCGGCACCTGGTATCGCTGTCAGAGCGGGCGCCCCCGCACCACGGCTGCTGTCCCGCCGTCCGGCTGCACCGGCTCCGCGTGCCCGACTTCAGCCCCCCGACACCCGCGCAGATCCAGAGCTTCCTGCGGCTGGTGGAGGAGGCCAACGCCCGCGGCGAG GCCGTGGCCGTGCACTGCCTGCTGGGGCACGGCCGCACCGGCACCATGCTGGCCTGCTACCTGGCGAAGGCGCGGAAGATGAACGGTGGCGACGCCATCCGGGAGATCCGGCGGCTGCGGCCTGGCTCTATCGAGACGCGGGAGCAGGAGCAAGCCGTGATCCAGTTCTGCCAGCGCGCTGG CGCTGGAGCAGACAGCGAGGAGGCCTGA